One Candidatus Methylomirabilota bacterium genomic window, TGGAAGCGAGAGCAGTCGCAAAGGCAGCATTGGACCACTATCGAAAGTTTCCCAATGAGAGCCTCGGGGTAGGTGCATTTAATATCAAACAACAACAAGCAATCTTGGAAGAAGTAGAACTTCAACTCCGGCTCCACCCGGACATGGAAGAATTTGTTAAGAGCAACCGTGAAGAGCACTTTTTCGTGAAAAACTTAGAGACTATCCAGGGAGACGAACGTGACGTCATCTTTCTGAGCATCGGATTCGGATTCGACGCATCGAGGCGACTATCTCTTAATTTTGGGCCTCTTAACCACGAAGGCGGTGAGCGTCGCCTGAACGTCCTTATATCTCGTGCTCGGGAACGGTGCGTCGTCTTTTCAAATTTTGGAGCCAATGATATCTCACTTGATGGAACTGCTGCATTCGGCGTCAGAGCCTTGAAAGTCTTCCTAGACTACGCTGAAAATAGAATTCTCCATAGTACGGAGGAAACGGGGGAAGATACGGACTCCCCATTCGAAGACTCCGTTTACGATTTCCTTAGGAGCAACGGACACGAAGTGCGTAAGCAGGTTGGTTGCGCTGGGTTTCGGATCGACCTTGGCGTAGTTGATCCCGAATCGCCCGGACGCTATCTCTTAGGAATTGAATGCGACGGAGCTAAATATCATACCTCACCTGTTGCGAGGGATCGGGATAGGCTACGCCAGCAGATCCTCGAAGGTTTGGGTTGGCGTCTCCATCGTATATGGTCTACGGATTGGTACCGCAACCCCAATGAAAGTGAAAGAAGGCTCCTTGATGAGGTAGTACGAGCAAAGCATGAGAAGTTGACATCTGTTGACGTCCCTAAAGATCGGGCTCCTCATATGGATGTATCAGTGCCTCAGAATGTTGAGGGAAGAGTGGAGAGTCATGAATCCTCTACCATCGGCGACCCCCTTGATAGTATGGTTTCTAATTATGAACTTTGTCCCTCTCTGGAAATCCTCATGACTGGTGAGCTTCACGAGCAGTCCACACACCAACTCGCCAAGGCAGTCATCCGAGTGGTGGACGTTGAGGGTCCGGTCCACTTCGACGAGGTTGTTCGACGAATTCGTTCCCTCTGGCGTTTGGGACGAGCTGGCAATAGGATATACGATGCTATTAGCAGGGCGGCATCGGCAGCTAAACGAAATGGAAAGATACGTAGGCGTGGCAACTTTCTTTGGCCAGCAACTGAAAGCCCGATTCAAGTTCGCCGCCGTTGTGGGGACCCAGCAGCTAGGATCGATCTGATATGTGATGAGGAAATTGCTGAGGCACTGAAACTGGTCCTTAAGCATCAGTTCGATACCTTGCCCGACGACCTTATAGTTCGGTCTTCGAGGCTGTTAGGCATTCAGGCGACACACGGTACAACGTCTAAGAGGATCAAGATCGTCATTCGCAAGCTCATCGATGAGGGACAACTTCAAGAAATGCCAAATGGCATGTTACACCTTCCAAAGTCCTAGTTTCTGGGAGGTTTTCTGTAAGAGAGAATATTTACGGAAGAGTTCACACACTCGACAAACAAATGGTTCTAGTTCGCTTTAGGCTTCGCCCGGCTTGGAATCTCTTTGGGCCTATATGGCCTAGCATCCTATCCAGACCTTAACATTCACAGAACGCCTAAATTAGCAGAGCCGTGAAGAGATTATGGTGGCTTGCGTTACTTCTCATCCTGATCCCTGCTCCTGTCGCATCCTAAAGTGACTCAGCCACAGTCCAAGTCGTCCGGGTCATTGACGGCGATACCATCCAAGTTTGTTGCGTTTTCGGAGATCGGGAGAAGGTTCGCTATATCGGGATCAATACCCCCGAAATCCACCACCACAGATTCTCTGTGTTAATATGACTTAGTTATTTTTTTCATATAAACTAATTGAAATTCACGTTTCAAATGTATTGGAGGAAAACATGCCAAATTTTATGATTGCTTATTACGGAGGAAACAAGCCGAGTTCAAAAGAAGAGGGAATGGCTCAGATGGAAAGGTGGAAAGCTTGGATAGAAGGTCTTGGTGAAACTGTGATTAATCCTGGAACACCATTACCGGTTTCAAAAATTGTAACATCTAGCAGTGTACAAGATGATAATGATCCAAATGCGATGAATGGATTTGCAGTTATCAAAGCAGAAAGCATTGATGCTGCCGTTGAAATTGCTAAATCAGATCCTTTTTTGGATATGGATGGAAAAATACGTGTCTCACAAATGATGGAGATGAAATAAGACTACCTTTTTACTTCAATGTAGTATTCTGTAGTTAATCATAAAAAACTGTGAGTGATTGCAAACAGTTAAGTTGGCAATCACAGTCTCCACCATCCCATGAAGGGGATTGAACCCTTCGGCAAGGAGGCGGCAAAGGCAAACCGCAAGTTGGTGGATGGAAAGACAGTCCGGCTGGAGTTCGAGTGCAGCAAGTAGACCGCTACAATCGGCTGCTGGCTTACGTTTATTTGAAGGATGACACCTTCGTCAACGCTTGGCTGGTGGAGCATGGCTACGCGGTGGTGATGACAATACCGCCGAATGTGAAGCATCAAAACCTGTTTCTGAAGCTTCAGCGGGAGGCGAGGGAAAAGGGACGGGGATTGTGGAAAGAATGACTTCAGCGTTCGAAGTATCAGACAGTTGTGTCTAATTGTAGTTAGATTGCTATGAGTATCCAATGAAGGAACAAGAGCCTCCAGATAATCCTGGGGTGATCGCCTTTCCGCCACTGATCTATGGAGGCGCACTGTTAATAGGGCTGGTTGTCCACTACTTCGTCCCGATTCAATTTCTCGCGGGAACACTCAGCATCTGGCTAGGCGTTTTGTTGATTTCGGTCTCCGCTCCTATAGTACTTTCGGCTGTTCGCGCAATCCGCCGTGCACAAACAGCCTTTGACGTCCGAAAACCGACTACGTCGATCGTTACCGAAGGCGCATTCCGATTCAGTCGTAATCCTGCGTATCTAGCGTTGACCTTGCTCTACCTTGGAATCGCTTCACTTATTAACTCGATCTGGGTGTTTCTCATGGTTGTACCGACTGTCATCGTAATGCAGCGAGGCGTTATTGAACGAGAAGAACGGTACCTTGAAAGAAAGTTTGGAGAGGAATACCTTCGCTATAAGGAGGAGGTACGTCGTTGGTTGTAAGGACTGGTTGCGCCAAGCCGCTGCAGACTGACGGAGGGGCGAAGAGGAGAGCTAAACATGGCCGAGAAACTTGACCCACGACACGTCGTCACGTTCGAGGAACTGCTTCGGGCCATATGGACGAGCAGTATGTCGGCGTGCGACGGAAGGAGATATGAAGATGAAAGTGCGGTGTAAAAGGGAACTTTGGATTGCCCTAGCTGTAGTAGCATTTGCGATGACTCTCTGGTGGCCGGTCAGCACCGAAAGTCAGGATGGTGATGTACCGAATTTCATCTTGACAGGGCTTGCTGCCTACAGCATCGGGGGTGAGGAAGCCATGATGAGGGCATGGCTTAAAGACAGCCCGATTAGAGGAAACATTAGAGGAGTCAAGGAAGTGGACGATCAAAGAATCATAATCAGGCACGCCGAAGACATTTACGGTAGCTACGAGTCATATCAGATAGTCCACGTAACCAATCTGACGTCGAGCACCAAAATCATCTTTCTAGCGATTGAGTATATGTCCGGTCCATTGTTCGGCCGAATGGTAGCATACAAAAGAAAGGCTGGTTGGGTTGTTACAGAAATCAAGTTTAGTATCATCAGCAAGAATGTTCTTCGGCCAATTGTATGGACTGAACCTTTCTTCTAAAACCCAGCTATCCTTTGCCCAACTAACGAGGCACTACAGGCGTGTGCTGGTGCAGAAAGGCCTGCTGACCAACGAGGAGGTGCTGGAGGAGATCAAGGTGGTACGGCGGGAGGTGGAGGGGACTAGGAGGAATCCAACGAGAGGGAAGCCTCCCCGAGAGGCCGGTCGACGACGTTGCCGATCAAGGCAGCCTTTAAGGAGTCAACTGCAAGGAACTTCACCCTCATCCCGGGGATGGCTCTCGGTCCGATTTCTTCCCCACGCATCCACACCACTTGCGCAGGGATCGAGAGCGTGTGGGAAGGATGATCCTGCAGCTTGAAACGCAGCAAGATCTCAGTCCCCGGTCGAGGCGGGTCCTTGATCGCGATGAACATCCCGTCCCTGCTCAGGTTCAGGCAAGTGCCATGCCCGGCCTTTCCCGCCTGGGTGAACTTGACATCGAACTGGACCGGGACTCGGGTAAAGCCCTGTCGTTTGGCGTTACGCAACCATTGGAGTATCAAGTCTGAGTCGATCAGATGGTCGAAGACCACGCCATGGGGGATGCGGGTTCCCAGATCGGTTAACGTGGGTCTGTCATGCCAGATGACAAGTCCGGATAGAGGTTCTTCCAAACAGACCTGGACCATTACCGGGGTCCTGAGGGGGATGCTCTCGGGCAGCAGGAGTCCCAGCCCACCGGGACTGATGGAGTTGGTTCTGCCAGTGATGACCTTCGCCATGAACGTCCCCTGGCTTAGAGAAGTACACTGAACGGGTAGCCAGACCATGAGGCGAGGATAACCGCGGACATTTGTGTAGGAAGACACAAGTTTCCTCCACGGCGAAGAAAAGCAAGGATCATGCTAGAGCGCGGGGTCCTTGCCGACAGTACGAGACGCATTGGACGCTGGTTGAGAGAACACAGGGGGGACGGAGCAATGAGTGAGCCAACGATGGAAACCCTGGCACGACGGCTGGACCGGGTGGAGCGGGAGAACCGGTGGTTGAAGCGGGCGGGAGTGGTAGCCCTGGTCGGGATCGCTGCTGTGGTGCTGATGGGGCAGGCTATGGGTGGCAAGGAGCCAATGGTTATTTCCTCAGTCCTCACCCGGGGCAAGCTTCTGCATTGGTATAAGGCGAGTGGCAGTGTGGTGTTATCGGAATTGAAACCTGACTCCGACAGTCCAGGTGATGAAGAAGCTGTTACCACCATCGACGTCGAGGTCCGTGAAATTAAAGAGCAGGCTCGATTCAAGCGAGGTCGTGTCGCCCATTCTATATTCCGCGCCAACCCCGAGGGGGATCAGGAAGCTCGTATCGTTTCCTTGCAAGTCGGCGTAGATAAAACCGATGCCTCCCTGGAAGTGGGGTTTGAGGCGGGGAATATCGATGAGATCCAGGGTATATTTCGCCTGGGCGGTGACGCCGATCTGGGTGAGATCGCCGGTGAATCCGAGCTGCACAAGAGGGCCGACCGAAATATTATTGGTGAGAAAGTAGTCACCGGCTAGATTAATGGCAAATGCGCTGCCATCGGCCGTCGCGCCTTGAAGACCTAGAGCGGCCCCTGCCGTCCACAATCCGGTCCTTTCCTCCTGCGCCTTGGCCGGAAAACTGACCATAAGGCATAAAAGAAAAACCAGACTACCGCTCAGAACCGGCCATTTTCCTTTCATGAGGATTCCTCCATTCTTTCGCTCTGTTCAGGTTACCTCACCATCTCACGTGGAGTGAGCATGTACTCGAGGAATTGCACTCCCATCCCGGTGATCGCACTCGACCCTCCCTCCTGCGTGCACACCCACGCTACCCGCGCATGGACCGAGAGAGGTTCGGACGGACCCGGTGGTGTGAAGTCAAGAAGGACCTCCGCCCCCGGCGGGACCGGCCGTTCGGTCGCGATGAACATCCCACTCTGGCTCACGTTGAGGCCGATCCCGTCAATTGCCCTCCCCGCGTGGGTGTACGCGACACCGAACCGGACCGGGACTCGCTCATGGACCCGTTTCCAGAAGGCTTCGGTGGAATTGTCC contains:
- a CDS encoding DUF3320 domain-containing protein → MAVSNQEFYDNRLLIYPSAIDKAKHLGLQFVHLPDATYDRGRSSVNRMEARAVAKAALDHYRKFPNESLGVGAFNIKQQQAILEEVELQLRLHPDMEEFVKSNREEHFFVKNLETIQGDERDVIFLSIGFGFDASRRLSLNFGPLNHEGGERRLNVLISRARERCVVFSNFGANDISLDGTAAFGVRALKVFLDYAENRILHSTEETGEDTDSPFEDSVYDFLRSNGHEVRKQVGCAGFRIDLGVVDPESPGRYLLGIECDGAKYHTSPVARDRDRLRQQILEGLGWRLHRIWSTDWYRNPNESERRLLDEVVRAKHEKLTSVDVPKDRAPHMDVSVPQNVEGRVESHESSTIGDPLDSMVSNYELCPSLEILMTGELHEQSTHQLAKAVIRVVDVEGPVHFDEVVRRIRSLWRLGRAGNRIYDAISRAASAAKRNGKIRRRGNFLWPATESPIQVRRRCGDPAARIDLICDEEIAEALKLVLKHQFDTLPDDLIVRSSRLLGIQATHGTTSKRIKIVIRKLIDEGQLQEMPNGMLHLPKS
- a CDS encoding YciI family protein; protein product: MPNFMIAYYGGNKPSSKEEGMAQMERWKAWIEGLGETVINPGTPLPVSKIVTSSSVQDDNDPNAMNGFAVIKAESIDAAVEIAKSDPFLDMDGKIRVSQMMEMK
- a CDS encoding thermonuclease family protein, whose translation is MQQVDRYNRLLAYVYLKDDTFVNAWLVEHGYAVVMTIPPNVKHQNLFLKLQREAREKGRGLWKE
- a CDS encoding isoprenylcysteine carboxylmethyltransferase family protein — its product is MKEQEPPDNPGVIAFPPLIYGGALLIGLVVHYFVPIQFLAGTLSIWLGVLLISVSAPIVLSAVRAIRRAQTAFDVRKPTTSIVTEGAFRFSRNPAYLALTLLYLGIASLINSIWVFLMVVPTVIVMQRGVIEREERYLERKFGEEYLRYKEEVRRWL
- a CDS encoding PilZ domain-containing protein — protein: MSSYTNVRGYPRLMVWLPVQCTSLSQGTFMAKVITGRTNSISPGGLGLLLPESIPLRTPVMVQVCLEEPLSGLVIWHDRPTLTDLGTRIPHGVVFDHLIDSDLILQWLRNAKRQGFTRVPVQFDVKFTQAGKAGHGTCLNLSRDGMFIAIKDPPRPGTEILLRFKLQDHPSHTLSIPAQVVWMRGEEIGPRAIPGMRVKFLAVDSLKAALIGNVVDRPLGEASLSLDSS